A genome region from Panicum virgatum strain AP13 chromosome 4K, P.virgatum_v5, whole genome shotgun sequence includes the following:
- the LOC120702161 gene encoding uncharacterized protein LOC120702161, producing MMHRVINKAYMKKFKPLIEEGVVNMSNTSSPHNSANKSCESYTLLWIDQNLKPRSTVNFVEGCVTVAALFLLILLVLGPWRCRSRSVVVQYSVMAAHVLSFSLLSYSMGLMKGAIKNERYPVWALFLVLVFAGANSVSVLKLDENKQVLKLLMESSQYLVYAGTIWNSIATIRFLHPCSLILKLLINVLLPLRNCEMLWARQLASDPWWNGSRAVDLNMKYYELALSPCYNPRSMEGYSYLVFPLRVDLAARPSQDDIQRARSELVTLEKIWCHGDGVLQSMDSHPAIHHLKDVCLSFALFRLAVRRYHGYPCPESGLDKARDLVLQGLLHEGSCDRAFRVIEIELAFLYEFFFTKYAIIVTCLGAIMSIAFSVATITIIVSLGIYFLTHLKGGGDSLTPGFVQLETRDIILTKLMLWSLGVFQLLKNTNMVVSNWAQVYLLCRYITRPSWQGNKYIDRLLLFVGKLSIFLEQHKLFGPWGNRMGQYSFMDSFNHPSHGLEKFKEWIITMFQGGRKEGTSIPVPAEVKKAVAWTLKDSNGLISNGSRALGRCVMTELYSSCQTNNEITLAHVIMIWHIATWHFEISESIREDTVQETNRLVATSLSKYCAYLVAFAPELVPGSPIQTQSMLDELVADARKALRGASDMYKRL from the exons ATGATGCACAGAGTTATCAATAAGGCCTATATGAAAAAGTTTAAACCACTAATCGAGGAAG GAGTGGTGAACATGAGCAACACGAGCTCTCCACATAACTCTGCAAACAAGTCCTGCGAGAGCTACACCCTGTTATGGATCGATCAAAATTTGAAGCCAAGGAGTACAGTGAACTTTGTGGAAGGCTGCGTTACCGTGGCTGCTTTGTTTCTGCTGATCCTTTTGGTCCTGGGTCCCTGGCGCTGCCGTTCCCGCAGCGTGGTCGTCCAGTATTCAGTCATGGCAGCTCACGTGCTGTCGTTCTCGCTCCTCTCGTACTCGATGGGTCTGATGAAGGGTGCCATCAAGAACGAGCGGTACCCGGTGTGGGCTCTTTTTCTTGTGCTCGTCTTCGCAGGCGCCAACTCCGTGTCTGTCCTAAAGCTCGATGAGAACAAGCAGGTGCTCAAGCTTCTGATGGAGAGCTCCCAGTACCTGGTCTACGCCGGCACAATCTGGAACAGCATTGCTACCATCCGATTCCTACATCCCTGTTCACTGATCCTTAAACTACTGATCAATGTTCTGCTGCCCTTAAGGAACTGCGAAATGCTTTGGGCGCGACAGTTAGCCAGTGATCCATGGTGGAATGGTAGCCGGGCGGTCGACCTCAACATGAAGTACTACGAGTTGGCGCTGAGCCCGTGCTACAACCCCCGTAGCATGGAGGGCTACAGCTACTTGGTTTTTCCCCTCAGAGTGGACCTGGCAGCCAGACCCAGCCAAGACGATATCCAGAGGGCACGGAGCGAGCTCGTCACCTTGGAGAAGATCTGGTGCCATGGCGACGGCGTCCTGCAGTCCATGGACAGCCACCCGGCAATCCACCACTTGAAGGACGTGTGCCTCTCCTTCGCGCTGTTCCGCCTCGCGGTGCGGCGGTACCATGGCTACCCTTGCCCTGAATCTGGGCTTGACAAGGCTCGTGATCTTGTCCTCCAGGGGCTTCTGCATGAAGGCTCCTGCGACAGAGCGTTCCGGGTGATTGAAATTGAGCTAGCTTTTCTCTACGAGTTCTTCTTCACCAAGTATGCGATCATCGTGACGTGCCTTGGGGCGATAATGTCCATTGCTTTTTCAGTTGCTACCATCACCATCATTGTATCCCTCGGGATCTATTTCCTCACTCATCTGAAAGGAGGTGGAGACTCCTTGACACCTGGATTTGTGCAGTTGGAGACTCGAGACATCATACTCACCAAACTGATGTTGTGGTCTCTTGGAGTTTTTCAACTGCTGAAAAATACTAATATGGTGGTCTCTAATTGGGCACAAGTGTATCTTCTTTGTAGGTACATCACAAGGCCTTCATGGCAAGGGAATAAATACATTGATCGGCTTCTTCTGTTTGTGGGCAAGTTGTCGATTTTTCTTGAGCAACACAAATTGTTTGGCCCCTGGGGGAATAGGATGGGGCAGTACTCATTCATGGACTCTTTCAACCACCCTAGTCATGGGTTGGAGAAATTTAAAGAGTGGATCATCACCATGTTCCAGGGAGGCAGAAAAGAAGGAACATCCATACCGGTGCCGGCCGAGGTGAAGAAAGCTGTAGCATGGACTCTCAAGGACTCAAATGGCCTTATTTCAAATGGATCAAGGGCGCTGGGGAGATGCGTCATGACTGAGTTGTACTCGTCATGCCAAACAAACAACGAAATCACTCTAGCTCATGTTATAATGATCTGGCACATTGCCACCTGGCACTTTGAGATTTCAGAATCCATCAGAGAAGACACAGTGCAAGAAACCAACCGGCTTGTTGCCACCAGCTTGTCCAAGTATTGTGCATACTTGGTCGCTTTTGCCCCTGAGTTGGTTCCTGGCAGTCCAATACAGACACAGTCCATGCTCGATGAACTGGTAGCTGATGCGAGAAAAGCTTTGAGGGGAGCATCAGACATGTACAAAAGGTTATAG
- the LOC120704843 gene encoding probable tRNA-splicing endonuclease subunit Sen2, which yields MDLPGPRWKRGKDGKDFAALAAANPMSMIVAELQASLRDSKPVAILSGDGKDAVLAVGAHQAALLNRAAFGRAVQNSGDEKQWFHLGPEEMFFLCHALRCITVEAENKKQMGEGELWDLLTSTSEPFPEMYKAYEHLRLKNWVVRSGLQYGADFVAYRHHPALVHSEFAVIVVPEGKMFGARCGRMKVWPDLLCALRASGSVAKTLLFLTISTQNCELRSSDCLEQLIVHERMINRWIPQQWREQQDKPRREEANRDEQRQKQCREKAIREEQEDTRVGLLFSYWGVVLGFTVLSSLLVYKLKL from the coding sequence ATGGATTTGCCAGGTCCCAGATGGAAGAGGGGCAAGGATGGCAAGGACTTCGCGGCGCTCGCAGCAGCCAATCCCATGTCAATGATAGTTGCCGAGCTCCAAGCTTCTTTGAGAGACTCAAAACCTGTGGCCATTTTATCAGGGGATGGCAAAGACGCGGTTCTTGCTGTTGGAGCACACCAAGCCGCGCTTCTGAACCGTGCAGCCTTTGGCCGGGCTGTGCAAAATTCAGGAGATGAGAAGCAATGGTTCCACCTGGGCCCCGAGGAGATGTTCTTCCTTTGCCATGCCCTCAGGTGCATCACAGTTGAAGCGGAGAACAAGAAGCAGATGGGTGAAGGGGAGCTGTGGGATCTCTTGACCTCCACCTCAGAGCCGTTCCCGGAGATGTACAAGGCGTACGAACACCTTAGGTTGAAAAATTGGGTTGTAAGGTCAGGATTGCAGTACGGTGCAGATTTTGTAGCTTACCGTCACCATCCAGCACTTGTTCACTCAGAGTTTGCAGTAATCGTAGTTCCAGAAGGAAAAATGTTTGGTGCTCGATGTGGCCGCATGAAGGTGTGGCCTGATCTACTCTGCGCACTTCGGGCTTCTGGAAGTGTGGCCAAGACATTACTTTTTCTGACCATTAGCACCCAGAACTGTGAGCTGAGATCGTCTGATTGTTTGGAACAGCTGATTGTTCATGAGAGGATGATCAACAGATGGATACCGCAGCAGTGGCGTGAGCAACAAGACAAACCGCGCAGAGAAGAAGCCAACAGGGATGAGCAAAGACAAAAACAGTGCAGAGAAAAAGCAATTAGGGAAGAACAAGAGGATACAAGGGTTGGTTTATTATTTAGCTATTGGGGTGTAGTACTAGGCTTTACAGTTCTTTCTAGCTTACTTGTCTACAAACTCAAACTTTGA